The nucleotide sequence GCGAGCCGTAATCGACGTCGCGACGCGCCTGTCGGTTGGCGAGCGCCCGGCCGGCGAGGCAGCCCGCCACGGCACCGACCACGCCGCGCTCGGCAAGGTAATGTCCGGCCACGCCGCCGATGATGGCGCCCTTGATGCAACCCTTGGCCTCGGCCGCGCCGACGCTCATCAGCGTCATGACGGCGATGGCCGATGCCTTCACGGCGATCCGCATGGTGTTCTCCCTGAGAAATTGCCCGGGAGAAACGGCGGTGCCGGGGTGGCGTTCCGCGGAGTACGCCCACACCTGCCGGCGTTCGAACGATGGCTGGCGGACGCCGCCCCTCTGGAATAGCGTGGCGATGCGCCTGCGGAGTGCGATCATGGCCCTGACCAAGCCCGACGACCCGCGCCGGACAGACCCCGACCAGCCGGGCAGCGAGCCGCGCGGCATGAAGCTGCTCCGCGTCTGGGTGCCCGACCCTGCGGCACCAGGCTTTCAGGTCGAGGCCAAGCGGCAGGCGGCCCTTATGCGCGGAGCCGCCGAGGAGGAGGAAGCGATGCGCTTCATCGCCGCAACGGTCGAGTGGCCCGACGCGCGAGGCGCGGCGATCTGATCACGGTCTCCGCCCCCGGCGCTTACAGGAAGCCGCGCCCCGCGGTCGTCGTGCAATCGGATTGGCTGTCGGACACCGACAGCGTCCTGGTCTGCCTTCTGACGAGCACCCTGCGCAAGGCGCCGATCTATCGACTGACCATGCCGGCCGACGCGGATACCGGGTCGCGGACGGTGTCGCAGGTGATGGTCGACAAGGCCGCAGCGCTGCCGCGGGCCAAATGCGGCCCCGTCCTGGGCCGGCTGGCCGGGACCGAGCTGCTGGCGCTGAACCACATGCTCTCGCTCATGCTCGGCCTCGCCGATTGAGCGCCCCGGCCCGATCATAGGATCGGCCGGGGCTCGGCAGCATCAGCGCAGCGAGGCGCAGAAGCGCTGGATGCGGGTGCAGGCCTCCTCCAGCGCCGTGTTCGAGGTGGCGTAGGAGATGCGCAGGTTCGGGCCGAGGCCGAAGGCCGAGCCGTGCACCGCCGCAACGCCCTCGCTCTGCAGGAGCTCGGTGACGAAGTCCTGGTCGGTCTCGATCACCTTGCCGCCTTCCGTGCGCTTGCCGATCAGCTCGGCGCAGGACGGGTAGACGTAGAAGGCGCCCTCCGGCAGCGGGCACTTGAGGCCCGAGGCCTGATTCAGCATCGAGACCACGAGGTCGCGCCGCTCCTGGAAGGCCGCGCGGAAGCGGGCGAGATGCTCCTGCGTGCCGTCGAGCGCGGCCACCGCCGCCCATTGCGAGATCGTTGTGGCCCCCGAGGTCTGCTGGCCCTGGATGAAGTCCATGGCCTTGATCAGGTGCTCGGGGCCCGCCGCGTAGCCGATGCGCCAGCCGGTCATGGCATAGGCCTTCGAGACGCCGTTCATGGTCAGCGTGCGCTCGTAGAGGCCGGGCTCGACCTGCGCGGGCGTCACGTACGCGAAGTCGCCGTAGGTCAGGTGCTCGTACATGTCGTCGGTGAGCACCCAGACGTGGGGGTGGCGCATCAGCACGTCGGTGATCGCCTTCAGCTCGTCGTGCGCGTAGGCCGCGCCCGAGGGGTTCGAGGGCGAGTTGAGGATGATCCACTTGGTCTTCGGAGTGATGACCCGCTCAAGCTCCTCCGGCTGAAGCTTGAAGTCGTGTGCCATGTCGGTCTCGGCGAAGACCGGTGTGCCGCCGCAAAGAACCACGATCTCCGGGTACGAGACCCAGTAGGGGCGGGGGATCACCACCTCGTCGCCAGGGTTCAGCGTGGCGAGGAGCGCGTTGTAGATCACGTGCTTGCCGCCGGTGCCGACGATGGTTTGGCTGGGCTTGTAGTCGAGCCCGTTCTCGCGCTTGAACTTGCGGGCGATGGCCTCGCGCAGCGGCACGATGCCGGAGACCGGCGGGTACTTGGTCTCGCCGCGGCGGATCGCCTCAATCGCCGCATCCTTGATGTGGTCGGGCGTGTCGAAGTCGGGCTCGCCGACCGAGAGGCTGATCACGTCCATGCCGGAGGCTTTCAGCTCGCGCGCCTTCTGCGTCATCGCGATCGTCGCGGACGGCTTCACGCGGGAGAGGGCGTCGGCCAGAAAGCCCATGGGGAGTGCTCCGGGGTCTTGGATCGGGGATCGGGAATCTGCGCGGCCCCGCGGGGCTGCGGCGGCGGGACCCTAGGGGCGGGGGCCTGAGCCGGCAAGATGCTGCCGAGCCTGCGGGACACCACATGCCACGCGTGCCGGGCAGGGCTCCCGTGCCCCGCCCGCCCTCGCGAACGGGCCGGCGCGGCCTCATCTTTCCGGCATGCTGCCGCTCTCCGTCCTCGACCTCTCCTTCGTGAATGCCGGCGCGACGCCCGCCGACGCGTTGCAGGACAGCCTCGCGCTGGCCCGGCACGTCGACACGCTCGGCTACCATCGCTACTGGCTCGCCGAGCACCACGCCCTGGCCTCGGTCGCCAGCCCCGCGCCCGAGATCATGATCGGTCAGGTCGCGGCGGCGACGCACCATCTCAGGGTCGGATCGGGCGGCATCATGCTGCCGAACCACGCGCCCCTGATGGTGGCCGAGCGGTTCAAGCTGCTTGAAGCCCTCTTTCCCGGACGGATCGATCTCGGGCTCGGCCGCGCGCCGGGCACGGACGGCATCACGGCACGAGCGCTCCGCCGCCGGGAGGATCCACGCGAGGGCGATCCCTTCCTCGAACGGCTGCAGGAACTGCTGTTCTTCGGCGCGGGAGGATTTCCGGCCGGGCACCCGTTCGCGGAGATCGAGGTCATGCCCGCGGGCGTACCGCTGCCCCCGCTCTTCCTGCTCGGCTCCTCCGACTATAGCGGGGCGCTCGCGGCCC is from Methylobacterium radiodurans and encodes:
- a CDS encoding pyridoxal phosphate-dependent aminotransferase, which encodes MGFLADALSRVKPSATIAMTQKARELKASGMDVISLSVGEPDFDTPDHIKDAAIEAIRRGETKYPPVSGIVPLREAIARKFKRENGLDYKPSQTIVGTGGKHVIYNALLATLNPGDEVVIPRPYWVSYPEIVVLCGGTPVFAETDMAHDFKLQPEELERVITPKTKWIILNSPSNPSGAAYAHDELKAITDVLMRHPHVWVLTDDMYEHLTYGDFAYVTPAQVEPGLYERTLTMNGVSKAYAMTGWRIGYAAGPEHLIKAMDFIQGQQTSGATTISQWAAVAALDGTQEHLARFRAAFQERRDLVVSMLNQASGLKCPLPEGAFYVYPSCAELIGKRTEGGKVIETDQDFVTELLQSEGVAAVHGSAFGLGPNLRISYATSNTALEEACTRIQRFCASLR
- a CDS encoding antitoxin MazE-like protein encodes the protein MALTKPDDPRRTDPDQPGSEPRGMKLLRVWVPDPAAPGFQVEAKRQAALMRGAAEEEEAMRFIAATVEWPDARGAAI
- a CDS encoding LLM class flavin-dependent oxidoreductase, giving the protein MLPLSVLDLSFVNAGATPADALQDSLALARHVDTLGYHRYWLAEHHALASVASPAPEIMIGQVAAATHHLRVGSGGIMLPNHAPLMVAERFKLLEALFPGRIDLGLGRAPGTDGITARALRRREDPREGDPFLERLQELLFFGAGGFPAGHPFAEIEVMPAGVPLPPLFLLGSSDYSGALAARIGCGFAFAQHFGSSDAAEVLRAYRRQFQSSRLGERPHAILALAAVCAETDEEAERLAMSPRLATLRRERGVYGPIPSLAEAEGYAYSGSEKIRMERGRERLHVGSPETLRARLAALAAEAEADEIMIVSSIHDQAARRRSYALIAEAWGLAAKPGPGDRSI
- a CDS encoding type II toxin-antitoxin system PemK/MazF family toxin; translated protein: MARRARRGDLITVSAPGAYRKPRPAVVVQSDWLSDTDSVLVCLLTSTLRKAPIYRLTMPADADTGSRTVSQVMVDKAAALPRAKCGPVLGRLAGTELLALNHMLSLMLGLAD